In a single window of the Paramisgurnus dabryanus chromosome 23, PD_genome_1.1, whole genome shotgun sequence genome:
- the isg20 gene encoding apoptosis-enhancing nuclease → MSALPWRHLVFSPGGEDQNISERTNTKTTMISQQANGRKRRKKSKRKDHAVETHETKCDQRAKKRKLNDILENKDQCVRPSDVLNSLLEQGNDLQIKRPRNNPHRTEEAKSALFLNDSWEVDSGFSSGISPSTSGRSSPCVGIDHLNIIAMDCEMVGTGPGGKCSEVARCSIVDYYGRVVYDKYILPQHPVTNYRTRWSGIRKHHLAQALPFEDARNEILDIIKGKITIGHSLYNDLKVLDISIPTHMVRDTCSCSLLNELFDACDGCNISLKKLTKKLLSRTIQVGRMGHCSIEDARATLDLYKLVEDQWEKDLSQDSIDHTSNPNDSLEHYMQDQYWPESVMDCSI, encoded by the exons ATGTCAGCTTTACCCTGGAGACACCTCGTTTTTAGCCCTGGTGGTGAGGATCAGAATATTTCGGAAAGGACCAACACAAAAACAACCATGATTTCCCAGCAAGCAAATGGACGTAAGCGGAGGAAAAAGAGCAAAAGGAAAGATCATGCCGTGGAAACTCATGAAACGAAGTGTGATCAAAGAgcgaaaaaaagaaaattaaacgATATTCTGGAAAATAAAGATCAATGTGTTAGACCTAGTGATGTTTTGAACTCTTTATTAGAACAGGGAAATGATTTACAAATCAAAAGACCCAGAAATAACCCACATAGGACTGAAGAAGCGAAGTCTGCACTATTTCTCAATGACAGCTGGGAGGTTGACAGTGGCTTTTCATCAGGGATCAGTCCATCCACCAGTGGAAGGAGTTCACCATGTGTGGGAATCGATCATTTAAATATTATAGCCATGGACTGTGAAATGGTGGGCACCGGGCCTGGTGGCAAGTGTAGTGAGGTGGCACGCTGCAGTATTGTAGATTATTATGGTCGTGTTGTTTATGACAAATATATTTTGCCTCAGCATCCAGTCACAAATTATCGCACGAGATGGAGTGGCATAAGGAAACATCATTTAGCGCAAGCATTACCTTTTGAGGATGCTCGTAATGAG ATCCTTGACATCATAAAAGGCAAGATTACTATTGGTCATTCCCTGTATAATGACCTTAAGGTTTTGGACATCTCCATCCCTACACACATGGTTAGAGACACCTGCTCCTGCAGTCTGCTAAATGAGTTGTTTGATGCCTGTGATGGGTGCAACATCTCTTTGAAGAAACTGACTAAGAAGCTACTTAGTAGGACCATACAG GTTGGCAGAATGGGCCACTGCTCCATAGAGGATGCTCGTGCTACATTGGACTTGTACAAACTGGTGGAGGACCAGTGGGAAAAAGACTTGTCCCAAGATTCAATAGACCATACCTCAAACCCCAACGACTCCCTGGAACACTACATGCAGGACCAGTATTGGCCGGAATCTGTGATGGATTGCAGTATATAA